The Sorangiineae bacterium MSr11367 genome window below encodes:
- a CDS encoding Hsp70 family protein — protein MSDQKRFVVGIDLGTTHTALASAPLGDEKARPEVTPIEQLVAAGTVDSRTLLPSFLYFAAEAEGPQALPWDAERRFAVGELARARGADAPLRTISSAKSWLCHTGVDRRGQILPQGAPEDIEKISPVEVSWRYLEHLTEAWDALQKHRGGDAAPLGAQEIVITVPASFDAGARELTAEAALAAGLENITLLEEPQAALYAWIDAMGEAWRKELKVGDVILVVDIGGGTTDFSAIAAVEKEGSLELVRVAVGDHILLGGDNMDLALAHVVRQKVAQNGTELDRWQMGALTHASRSAKERLLSDAALESVPIVLAARGSKLVGGGVRSELTRDEVTRVLVEGFFPVVPGAARPAVRARGGLTQLGLPYASDAAVTKHLAAFLGKQAGALATLGLPHPSPPASSDPATPGAKTTLLHPTAVLFNGGVMKSDALRERLLATLNGWLAEDGAAPVRMLAEADYDLAVARGAAAYGLSRHGRGLRIRGGTARAYYVGIESAMPAVPGMEPPITALCVAPFGMEEGTEASLPPNELGVVVGEPVRFRFFGSTVRRDDAAGTELERWKDGELEELAPIEVTLPAEGRAEGDVVPVRLHASVTEVGTLMLEAVATQPRKPNERWGIELTVRGDAGST, from the coding sequence GTGAGCGACCAAAAACGCTTCGTCGTCGGGATCGATCTGGGCACCACGCACACGGCCCTGGCGAGCGCACCGCTCGGGGATGAAAAGGCTCGGCCCGAGGTGACGCCCATCGAGCAGCTCGTGGCCGCGGGAACGGTGGACTCGCGGACCTTGTTGCCATCGTTCTTGTATTTCGCCGCGGAGGCCGAGGGCCCGCAGGCGCTTCCGTGGGACGCGGAGCGTCGGTTTGCGGTGGGCGAGCTGGCGCGGGCGCGGGGCGCCGATGCACCGCTGCGCACGATTTCGAGCGCGAAGAGCTGGCTCTGTCATACCGGCGTGGACCGGCGCGGGCAGATTTTGCCGCAGGGCGCCCCCGAGGACATCGAGAAGATTTCCCCGGTGGAGGTGTCGTGGCGCTACTTGGAGCACCTCACCGAGGCGTGGGACGCCCTGCAGAAGCACCGCGGCGGTGACGCGGCGCCGCTGGGGGCGCAGGAGATCGTGATCACGGTGCCGGCGTCGTTCGATGCGGGTGCGCGCGAGCTCACGGCCGAGGCTGCGCTGGCGGCGGGGCTGGAGAACATCACCTTGCTCGAGGAGCCGCAGGCCGCGCTGTACGCGTGGATCGATGCGATGGGCGAGGCGTGGCGCAAGGAGCTGAAGGTCGGCGACGTCATCCTGGTGGTGGACATCGGCGGCGGGACGACGGACTTCTCGGCGATTGCCGCCGTCGAAAAAGAGGGTTCGCTCGAGCTGGTGCGCGTGGCCGTGGGTGATCACATTCTGCTCGGCGGCGACAACATGGACCTGGCGCTCGCGCACGTGGTGCGGCAGAAGGTCGCGCAGAACGGGACGGAGCTGGATCGCTGGCAGATGGGCGCGCTCACGCATGCGTCCCGCAGTGCGAAGGAGCGGCTCTTGAGCGATGCGGCGCTGGAGTCGGTGCCCATCGTGCTGGCGGCGCGCGGGTCGAAACTGGTGGGCGGTGGCGTGCGCAGTGAGCTCACGCGCGACGAGGTGACGCGGGTGCTCGTGGAGGGATTCTTCCCGGTGGTGCCGGGGGCGGCCCGGCCTGCGGTGCGCGCGCGCGGCGGTCTGACGCAATTGGGGCTTCCCTATGCGTCGGATGCGGCGGTGACGAAGCATCTGGCGGCGTTCTTGGGCAAGCAGGCCGGGGCGCTGGCGACGTTGGGGCTCCCCCACCCCAGCCCTCCCGCCTCTTCTGACCCCGCCACCCCGGGAGCCAAAACAACATTGCTCCATCCCACGGCGGTGCTGTTCAACGGCGGAGTGATGAAGAGCGATGCGCTCCGGGAGCGGTTGCTCGCGACCCTCAATGGGTGGCTCGCGGAGGATGGTGCGGCGCCGGTGCGGATGCTCGCCGAAGCAGACTACGATTTGGCGGTCGCGCGCGGGGCGGCGGCCTACGGGCTTTCGCGGCACGGGCGCGGCCTACGCATCCGCGGCGGTACGGCGCGCGCGTACTACGTTGGCATCGAGAGCGCCATGCCCGCGGTGCCGGGGATGGAGCCGCCGATCACCGCGCTGTGCGTGGCGCCGTTCGGCATGGAGGAAGGCACCGAAGCGAGCCTCCCGCCGAACGAACTGGGCGTCGTGGTGGGCGAGCCGGTGCGCTTCCGGTTCTTCGGCTCGACGGTGCGCCGCGACGACGCCGCCGGCACGGAGCTGGAGCGATGGAAGGACGGAGAGCTCGAGGAGCTCGCCCCCATCGAGGTCACCTTGCCCGCTGAAGGACGCGCCGAAGGCGACGTCGTCCCGGTGCGGTTGCATGCCTCGGTGACGGAGGTGGGCACCTTGATGCTCGAGGCCGTGGCCACGCAGCCGCGCAAGCCGAACGAGCGCTGGGGCATCGAGCTGACCGTGCGCGGAGACGCGGGTTCGACCTAG
- a CDS encoding hsp70 family protein, with protein sequence MSARVVGIDLGTTNTLLAWADAETPDRAPRIFAVPQLVTRTEIEPRDLLPSCLFAPSPGEIEGDPFHDAPYVTGEFARQRGAQVPGRLIASAKSWLCHAGVDRTAAILPWGSDDESVPKVSPLEASTRYLAHLKTTYDAAHPETPLGAAEVVLTVPASFDEGARELTLEAAARAGLNVRLLEEPQAAFYDCMQRIGAAGLEALIAETPAAHVLVCDVGGGTTDLSLIRVERGDSGPVVSRIATGHHLLLGGDNMDLTLAHLCEERLETKFDPGRFAQLTAVCRAAKERLLGGHGEQAPEEAAVTVLGHGAKLVGGSLTTRLARDEVERIVLEGFFPRVERDARPQRTRGALVAFGLPYERDVAITRHIAWFVARHVTDGTRIDAILLNGGVFRAARIAERVAEVVSSWRAHQERSALQVLPHPDPDFGVARGAVAYGLALRGHGVRIQGGAAHGYYVALGDGTKAVSVVPRGTKEDVTAVAEGVPLALTVGRPVRFDLFAADDARIDPAGTVVALDEEHFRPLPPAAVTFRADERKDEKREIAVVLEGKLSAIGTLDLACVESDPPEGKAARRFRLAFQLRAPAVERERTTSIPPATSLRGKKFDAAHDLIDRAFGKPRPDASPRDVKDLVRELERLLGERSSWTMLDARTLYDALIPLARSRRRTADHERVFWLLAGYCLRPGFGDPNDTARVSRLAALFPEKLAFVEGPRGWQQFFIAWRRVAAGMDEAAQTQIVDTFEAFVAPADRGVKKPKKLKPEALDDLLEMLSTLERLAPQRRSELGSYILERTWTDRDPRLWAALGRLGARVPAYASVHHVVSAITAERWLDHLLREKWEQVPTATRAAVELARMTGDRARDVAERVRREVEKRLVKLAAKPEWIRAVREHVPVEESDRAAFYGEGLPLGLRLMDE encoded by the coding sequence ATGAGCGCGCGGGTCGTTGGGATCGATCTCGGGACGACGAACACGCTGCTGGCGTGGGCGGACGCGGAGACACCGGACCGCGCCCCGCGCATCTTCGCCGTTCCGCAGTTGGTCACGCGCACCGAGATCGAGCCGCGTGACCTTTTGCCCTCGTGCCTGTTCGCGCCTTCGCCCGGTGAAATCGAGGGCGATCCCTTCCACGATGCACCGTACGTCACCGGCGAGTTCGCACGGCAGCGCGGTGCGCAGGTCCCGGGGCGGCTGATTGCCTCGGCGAAAAGCTGGCTATGCCACGCGGGGGTCGATCGCACGGCGGCCATTCTGCCTTGGGGCTCGGACGACGAATCCGTGCCCAAAGTCTCGCCGCTGGAGGCGAGCACCCGCTACTTGGCGCACCTGAAGACGACCTACGACGCCGCCCACCCCGAGACGCCACTCGGTGCGGCCGAGGTGGTTCTCACGGTGCCGGCCTCGTTCGACGAGGGCGCGCGCGAGCTCACCTTGGAGGCGGCCGCCCGCGCGGGGTTGAACGTGCGCTTGCTCGAGGAGCCGCAGGCGGCGTTCTACGACTGCATGCAGCGCATCGGCGCCGCGGGGCTCGAGGCGCTCATCGCGGAAACGCCGGCGGCCCACGTGCTGGTGTGCGACGTCGGCGGCGGCACCACGGATCTCTCGCTCATTCGCGTGGAACGCGGCGACAGCGGTCCCGTGGTTTCGCGCATCGCCACCGGGCATCACCTGCTGCTTGGCGGCGACAACATGGATCTCACCTTGGCGCACCTCTGCGAGGAGCGGCTCGAGACGAAGTTCGATCCGGGGCGCTTCGCCCAGCTCACCGCGGTCTGCCGCGCGGCCAAAGAGCGGCTCCTCGGCGGGCACGGTGAGCAGGCGCCCGAGGAGGCCGCGGTCACGGTGCTCGGGCACGGCGCCAAGCTCGTAGGCGGCTCGCTCACCACCCGCCTCGCGCGGGACGAAGTGGAGCGCATCGTCCTGGAGGGCTTCTTTCCGCGGGTGGAGCGCGACGCCCGGCCGCAGCGCACGCGCGGCGCCTTGGTGGCCTTTGGGCTGCCCTACGAGCGCGACGTGGCCATCACGCGGCACATCGCGTGGTTCGTCGCGCGGCACGTCACGGACGGCACGCGCATCGATGCGATCTTGCTCAACGGCGGCGTCTTCCGCGCCGCACGCATCGCCGAGCGCGTGGCGGAGGTGGTGAGCTCGTGGCGCGCTCACCAGGAGCGCAGCGCGCTGCAGGTGCTTCCGCATCCCGATCCCGACTTCGGCGTGGCCCGCGGCGCCGTGGCGTACGGCCTCGCGCTGCGCGGACACGGCGTGCGCATCCAGGGTGGCGCGGCGCACGGCTACTACGTGGCCCTCGGCGATGGCACCAAGGCCGTGTCGGTGGTCCCGCGCGGCACCAAGGAAGACGTCACCGCCGTCGCGGAGGGCGTTCCCCTCGCCCTGACCGTCGGGCGCCCGGTGCGCTTCGACCTGTTCGCGGCCGACGATGCGCGCATCGATCCCGCGGGCACCGTCGTGGCGCTCGATGAAGAGCACTTTCGTCCCCTGCCCCCGGCCGCGGTGACGTTCCGCGCCGACGAGCGCAAAGACGAGAAACGCGAGATCGCCGTCGTGCTCGAGGGAAAGCTCAGCGCCATTGGCACCTTGGATCTCGCGTGCGTCGAGTCCGATCCGCCCGAGGGCAAAGCCGCACGGCGCTTTCGTCTCGCCTTCCAGCTGCGCGCCCCGGCGGTGGAACGCGAGCGCACCACGTCGATCCCGCCGGCGACCTCGCTGCGCGGCAAGAAGTTCGACGCAGCCCACGATCTCATCGACCGCGCCTTCGGCAAGCCGCGCCCGGACGCATCGCCGCGCGACGTGAAGGACCTGGTGCGCGAGCTCGAGCGCCTCCTCGGCGAGCGCTCGAGTTGGACGATGCTCGACGCGCGCACGCTCTACGACGCGCTCATCCCGCTCGCGCGCAGCCGCCGCCGCACCGCCGACCACGAGCGCGTCTTCTGGCTGCTCGCCGGCTACTGTTTGCGCCCCGGCTTCGGCGATCCGAACGACACCGCGCGCGTTTCCCGCCTCGCGGCACTCTTTCCCGAGAAGCTCGCGTTCGTCGAAGGCCCCCGCGGCTGGCAACAGTTCTTCATCGCCTGGCGAAGGGTCGCGGCAGGGATGGACGAGGCGGCGCAGACGCAGATCGTGGACACCTTCGAGGCCTTCGTCGCCCCCGCCGATCGCGGCGTCAAGAAGCCCAAAAAGCTGAAGCCCGAGGCACTGGACGATCTGCTCGAAATGCTCTCGACCCTCGAGCGGCTTGCGCCCCAGCGGCGTTCGGAGCTCGGCAGCTACATCCTCGAGCGCACGTGGACCGATCGCGATCCGCGCCTCTGGGCCGCGCTCGGGCGCCTCGGCGCGCGCGTGCCGGCGTATGCCAGCGTGCACCACGTCGTCTCCGCGATCACGGCGGAGCGATGGCTCGACCATCTGCTGCGCGAGAAGTGGGAGCAGGTCCCCACCGCCACGCGCGCCGCCGTGGAGCTTGCGCGCATGACCGGCGACCGTGCGCGGGATGTAGCCGAGCGCGTGCGCCGCGAGGTGGAGAAGCGCCTGGTCAAACTCGCCGCCAAGCCCGAGTGGATTCGGGCGGTGCGCGAGCACGTGCCGGTGGAAGAATCCGATCGCGCCGCGTTCTACGGTGAAGGGCTCCCGCTCGGATTGCGCCTCATGGACGAATGA
- a CDS encoding protein kinase, whose product MQAEANLDQTVLDIVDARVGTVIRNKWHVDALLGTGGMAAVYAATHRNGNRVALKVLHLQLSVDQALSKRFKREGYAANAVQHPGVVRVLDDDVTEDGAAFLVMELLDGETAHHRAERLGGRLPMQDALTIVDGVLDILDTAHGGGIVHRDIKPENIFFTRDRAVKLFDFGIARLRNGGGPASHTAAAMGTPAFMPPEQALGHMDKVDALSDVWATGATMYTLLSGRLVHEYETANEVLIAAATRSALSLAEVAPDVAPEIVEVVDRALAYDKGRRWSSAKAMQHALRAAEESLSSSWGRISLVAAEASGSHPRISRVSVPEVAWRDTLSRVSRPLLGQIEAQLADTTGAELSVSVAKPGPKRRGWLVAATSGVLLALALVGTFVAMGRMRPPPQPNVAVESPSAPPPAPVIPSEPPVARATSVDLELVNPSPPATGKGAAKPRKPPPPREPPREKTWLDRRK is encoded by the coding sequence GTGCAGGCCGAGGCAAACCTCGATCAGACTGTGCTCGATATCGTCGATGCGCGGGTCGGCACAGTCATACGGAACAAATGGCACGTCGACGCCCTGCTGGGCACCGGCGGGATGGCTGCCGTCTATGCTGCGACGCATCGGAATGGAAACCGGGTCGCGCTCAAGGTCCTGCACCTGCAGCTGTCGGTCGACCAAGCCCTGAGCAAGCGCTTCAAGAGGGAAGGGTACGCAGCCAATGCCGTGCAGCACCCGGGTGTGGTGCGCGTGCTCGACGACGACGTGACGGAAGACGGCGCGGCCTTCCTGGTGATGGAGCTGCTCGACGGTGAGACGGCGCACCATCGCGCGGAGCGTCTCGGCGGGCGGTTGCCGATGCAGGACGCGCTCACCATCGTCGATGGCGTGCTGGACATTCTCGATACCGCGCATGGCGGCGGCATTGTGCATCGTGACATCAAGCCGGAAAACATCTTCTTCACACGCGACCGGGCGGTGAAGCTGTTCGACTTCGGCATCGCCCGTCTCCGAAACGGCGGCGGGCCCGCTTCGCACACGGCGGCGGCCATGGGAACGCCGGCCTTCATGCCGCCCGAGCAGGCGCTGGGGCACATGGACAAGGTCGATGCGCTCTCCGACGTATGGGCGACCGGTGCCACGATGTACACCTTGTTGTCCGGTCGGCTGGTGCACGAATACGAGACGGCCAACGAGGTGCTCATTGCGGCGGCCACACGCTCCGCCCTGTCGCTGGCGGAGGTAGCGCCGGACGTCGCGCCCGAGATCGTCGAGGTCGTGGACCGAGCGCTTGCGTACGACAAGGGCCGACGGTGGTCGAGCGCCAAGGCGATGCAGCATGCGCTGCGCGCGGCCGAGGAGTCGTTGTCGTCGTCGTGGGGACGGATTTCGCTGGTCGCCGCGGAGGCGAGTGGGAGCCATCCGCGCATCTCGCGGGTGTCCGTTCCCGAGGTCGCCTGGCGCGACACCTTGTCGCGTGTGTCGCGCCCGTTGCTCGGGCAGATCGAGGCCCAGCTGGCCGACACCACCGGCGCCGAGCTTTCGGTCAGCGTGGCGAAGCCGGGACCGAAGCGTCGGGGATGGCTGGTCGCGGCAACCTCGGGGGTGCTGCTGGCCTTGGCGTTGGTGGGGACCTTCGTGGCGATGGGCAGGATGCGGCCTCCGCCCCAACCCAATGTCGCCGTGGAGAGTCCGTCGGCGCCGCCGCCGGCCCCCGTCATTCCGAGCGAGCCTCCGGTGGCCAGGGCGACGTCCGTGGACCTCGAGCTCGTCAATCCATCGCCGCCGGCCACGGGGAAGGGCGCAGCCAAGCCGCGCAAGCCGCCGCCACCGCGCGAGCCTCCCCGCGAGAAAACCTGGCTCGATCGCCGCAAGTGA
- a CDS encoding ROK family protein has product MSEELRLGIDLGGTKVEGIVIRRRGDDIETLAKVRRPTERDRGYEHILEITAQVLAETEQQAGLKDIARVGIGMPGSETQEGLVKNANTTALNGRPFRADLVARVGRPIVFANDANCFALAETVLGAARGSRVTFGVIMGTGVGGGIVIADEGTPRVWDGAQGIAGEWGHVSLEPERGLACYCGRRGCIETLLSGPFLEKAYAARSGERRKLVDVVARRETDPAAQSTLDHLVETFGRAMATVVNVLDPDVIVLGGGVSNIDVLYDAGTEALRRWAFTDKLRTKVVKHAVGDSAGVFGAAFLPK; this is encoded by the coding sequence ATGTCCGAAGAATTGCGCCTGGGAATTGACCTCGGCGGCACCAAAGTCGAAGGAATCGTCATTCGCCGTCGCGGCGATGACATCGAAACACTCGCCAAAGTACGTCGCCCTACGGAACGGGACCGCGGTTATGAGCACATCCTCGAAATCACCGCCCAGGTGCTCGCCGAAACGGAGCAACAGGCGGGGCTGAAGGACATCGCGCGCGTCGGCATCGGCATGCCCGGTAGTGAAACGCAGGAGGGCCTCGTCAAGAACGCCAACACCACGGCACTCAACGGTCGCCCCTTCCGGGCCGATCTCGTGGCGCGCGTCGGCCGGCCCATCGTGTTCGCGAACGACGCCAATTGCTTCGCACTCGCCGAGACCGTGCTCGGTGCCGCCCGCGGGTCGCGGGTCACGTTCGGCGTGATCATGGGTACGGGCGTCGGCGGCGGCATCGTCATTGCCGACGAAGGAACGCCGCGCGTTTGGGACGGCGCCCAGGGCATCGCCGGCGAATGGGGCCACGTGTCGCTCGAGCCCGAGCGCGGACTCGCGTGTTACTGCGGCCGGCGCGGCTGCATCGAGACCCTTCTCAGCGGGCCGTTCCTCGAGAAGGCCTACGCTGCGCGCTCCGGCGAACGCCGCAAGCTCGTCGACGTCGTCGCCCGCCGCGAGACCGATCCCGCCGCGCAGTCGACCTTGGATCACCTGGTCGAAACCTTCGGTCGCGCCATGGCCACCGTTGTCAACGTGCTCGATCCCGACGTCATCGTGCTCGGCGGCGGCGTCTCCAACATCGACGTGCTCTACGACGCTGGCACCGAAGCGCTTCGCCGCTGGGCCTTCACCGACAAGCTCCGCACGAAGGTCGTCAAGCACGCCGTCGGCGACAGCGCCGGCGTGTTCGGCGCCGCGTTCCTGCCGAAGTAG
- a CDS encoding M4 family metallopeptidase produces the protein MGKRIGLLGLAIVGCGSNAGPGDTTEARAQTASLVETLSLENANAWEWASDSELGTPAHVAGHSAPLLTGSISAKEATFAFLSRFRERYNMRDPAGQFSVTREHRDELGMTHVRLQQVERGIPVQNAEMMAHYDDSGALRSIDSNFVAGLDAVDIVPAFDAARALLRAREELRSVAAGQEARIWTAPELVIHAMDGATPTLAYHVVLRTDLPALHRMDYLFDAHTGDVLRAFDDIETVEGSGKGVLGDAKKIQVAASGGSYTLDDRTRTPNGIRTFTANNTESLPGTILTSPSASTWDQAPESGPGAAVDAHYYAGKVYDYYKTKHDRKGIDGNDGSLISVVHYSQNILNAFWDGAEMVYGDGDSTSRALSGSLDVVGHELTHGVTENTSKLVYQKQPGAINESISDIFGSIIEHYVKPDEKNNYLLGEDVFLSGKPFRDLVHPGDPTLDQPQPAHISKFLNTTQDNGGVHTNSGIPNNAFYLMTKGGTNDVSTVNVAYGIGWDKAADLWYRTQTKYLTSSAKFIDLANGTLSAATDLKYSQNQKNIIECAWIAVGVISAPATCKTITAEATAAGDGGLPTVGKDGGSQGNPNSDEDIFAGSKSGCAMGGSSDAPWSLFGGVLGLGMLLARRRIRRSGPAS, from the coding sequence ATGGGCAAACGAATCGGGCTACTCGGACTCGCGATCGTGGGGTGCGGCAGCAATGCTGGCCCGGGCGACACGACCGAGGCGCGCGCGCAGACGGCGAGTCTCGTCGAGACCCTGTCGCTCGAAAACGCGAATGCCTGGGAGTGGGCTTCGGATTCGGAGTTGGGGACGCCGGCGCACGTCGCCGGGCATTCTGCGCCGCTCCTCACGGGCAGCATCTCGGCGAAGGAGGCCACGTTCGCATTCTTGAGCCGGTTCCGTGAGCGCTACAACATGCGCGATCCCGCGGGCCAATTCAGCGTCACGCGCGAGCACCGCGACGAGCTGGGAATGACCCACGTGCGCCTGCAGCAGGTGGAGCGCGGAATCCCGGTGCAAAACGCGGAGATGATGGCGCACTACGACGATTCGGGCGCGCTGCGGAGCATCGACTCGAACTTCGTCGCCGGCCTGGATGCCGTGGACATCGTGCCGGCCTTCGACGCGGCGCGTGCGCTCCTCCGCGCGCGCGAAGAGCTGCGCAGCGTGGCCGCGGGCCAGGAGGCGCGCATCTGGACCGCGCCGGAGCTGGTCATTCATGCGATGGATGGGGCCACCCCGACGCTGGCGTACCACGTCGTGCTGCGCACGGATTTGCCGGCGTTGCATCGCATGGATTACCTGTTCGACGCGCACACAGGCGACGTGCTTCGCGCGTTCGACGACATCGAGACGGTGGAGGGCAGCGGCAAAGGCGTCCTCGGCGACGCGAAGAAAATACAGGTCGCGGCATCAGGTGGCTCGTACACGCTCGACGACAGGACGCGCACGCCCAATGGCATCCGCACCTTCACGGCGAACAACACGGAGAGTCTCCCGGGGACGATCCTGACCTCCCCCAGCGCATCGACGTGGGACCAGGCGCCGGAGAGCGGCCCTGGCGCGGCGGTGGATGCGCACTACTACGCGGGCAAGGTGTACGACTATTACAAGACGAAGCACGATCGCAAAGGCATCGACGGCAACGACGGCTCACTCATTTCGGTGGTGCACTACTCCCAGAATATCCTCAACGCATTCTGGGATGGCGCCGAAATGGTTTACGGCGACGGCGACAGCACGTCGCGCGCCCTCTCTGGGAGCCTCGACGTGGTCGGCCACGAGCTTACCCACGGCGTGACCGAAAACACCTCGAAGCTCGTTTATCAAAAGCAACCAGGGGCCATCAACGAGTCCATCTCCGACATTTTCGGCTCGATCATCGAGCACTACGTCAAGCCGGACGAGAAGAACAATTATTTGTTGGGCGAAGACGTCTTCCTCAGCGGCAAGCCCTTTCGGGATCTGGTGCACCCGGGCGATCCCACCCTCGACCAGCCGCAGCCGGCGCACATTTCCAAGTTCCTCAATACGACCCAGGACAATGGTGGGGTCCACACCAATTCGGGCATTCCGAACAACGCGTTTTACTTGATGACCAAGGGTGGAACCAACGACGTATCCACGGTCAACGTCGCCTATGGCATCGGCTGGGACAAGGCTGCAGACCTTTGGTACCGCACCCAAACGAAGTACCTGACGTCGAGTGCCAAGTTCATCGACTTGGCCAATGGGACTTTGTCGGCGGCGACCGATTTGAAGTATTCGCAGAACCAGAAGAACATCATCGAGTGTGCGTGGATCGCCGTGGGCGTCATCAGCGCCCCCGCGACATGCAAGACCATTACGGCGGAGGCCACCGCCGCGGGCGACGGCGGACTGCCTACCGTCGGCAAGGACGGAGGAAGCCAAGGCAACCCGAACAGCGACGAGGACATCTTCGCGGGCAGCAAGAGCGGCTGCGCGATGGGCGGTTCGTCCGACGCGCCGTGGTCACTGTTCGGCGGCGTGCTCGGGCTGGGCATGCTGCTCGCCCGAAGGCGGATCAGGCGGTCGGGCCCTGCATCTTGA
- a CDS encoding ATP-binding protein → MTSLRVRLAAATILVTIPVGLLLLWYDGVRQHEVAERLLAWHIESRMSNERDRCEAAPESFGGEFPGGPPRHSGPPPGPPPGPPLGPPPGPPPPPGPPPPRSSRPHARPAAIFAYDTELHSSNPTAPPIPASLVRAIREASVASAPVRFRSTDVEVLVAMPWRTGPCAYIFGRGTTDPEWGVLPDSNLWLLPTVAVFAAMLLALGPVVRRIQKLTDAVQLSAKSAYASAITEDGRDEIGELARAFNAAGREIRSQLAEKDRRERALRDFLANTTHDVMIPLTVLQGHLAALRENGARDESLDARVLVSAMAEAHYMASLVHNLSAVARLDAAEAPAVKDPVDLNALVQRVVARHRPIARELGVSLESSVPGDAVHVLGDVTLLEQAASNVTYNAIRYNRKDGHVAVILERTPGERFSLRVIDDGPGIPEQQRSRFAERGVRGDEARTRAPDGQGLGLPIAYRAVRLHGFELTLEDSEYGGLEVKMQGPTA, encoded by the coding sequence ATGACGAGCCTGCGCGTTCGGCTGGCCGCGGCCACCATTCTCGTGACCATCCCCGTGGGGCTGCTCCTCCTCTGGTACGACGGCGTCCGCCAGCACGAGGTCGCCGAGCGGCTGCTCGCGTGGCACATCGAATCGCGCATGTCGAACGAGCGCGATCGCTGCGAGGCGGCGCCCGAGTCGTTCGGCGGAGAATTCCCAGGAGGCCCGCCACGCCATTCCGGACCTCCACCTGGACCTCCGCCCGGACCGCCATTGGGGCCGCCGCCGGGCCCACCACCACCGCCCGGGCCGCCGCCGCCCCGTTCATCGCGCCCGCATGCGCGCCCGGCCGCCATCTTCGCCTACGACACCGAGCTGCACTCGAGCAATCCCACGGCGCCGCCCATTCCCGCGTCGCTCGTGCGTGCCATCCGCGAGGCCTCGGTGGCGTCGGCGCCGGTGCGCTTTCGCAGCACGGACGTCGAAGTCCTCGTGGCCATGCCCTGGCGCACAGGTCCTTGTGCCTACATCTTCGGGCGCGGAACCACCGATCCCGAATGGGGCGTGCTTCCCGACTCGAACCTGTGGCTACTCCCCACCGTGGCCGTATTCGCCGCGATGCTCCTCGCGCTCGGCCCCGTCGTCCGGCGCATTCAAAAGCTCACCGACGCCGTCCAGCTCTCCGCCAAGAGCGCCTACGCCAGCGCCATCACCGAGGACGGCCGCGACGAAATCGGCGAGCTCGCGCGCGCCTTCAATGCCGCCGGCCGCGAAATTCGCTCCCAGTTGGCCGAGAAGGATCGACGCGAACGCGCCTTACGCGACTTCCTTGCGAACACCACCCACGACGTGATGATCCCGCTCACCGTTCTGCAGGGCCATCTGGCGGCCCTGCGCGAGAATGGCGCACGCGACGAGTCGCTCGATGCGCGCGTGCTCGTTTCGGCGATGGCCGAGGCGCACTACATGGCGTCGCTGGTGCACAACCTGAGCGCCGTCGCACGCCTGGACGCCGCGGAGGCGCCGGCCGTGAAAGATCCCGTCGATCTCAACGCCCTCGTGCAGCGCGTAGTGGCGCGGCATCGCCCCATCGCGCGCGAACTCGGCGTATCCCTGGAGAGCTCGGTCCCCGGCGACGCCGTGCACGTCCTGGGCGACGTCACCCTGCTCGAGCAGGCCGCGAGCAACGTCACGTACAACGCCATCCGCTACAACCGCAAAGATGGCCACGTGGCCGTCATCTTGGAGCGCACGCCCGGCGAGCGCTTCTCCCTTCGCGTGATCGACGACGGCCCGGGCATTCCAGAGCAGCAGCGATCACGCTTCGCCGAGCGCGGTGTGCGCGGCGACGAAGCTCGCACCCGCGCCCCCGATGGCCAAGGCCTCGGCCTTCCCATCGCGTACCGCGCCGTGCGCCTTCACGGCTTCGAACTGACCCTCGAGGACTCCGAATACGGTGGCCTGGAGGTCAAGATGCAGGGCCCGACCGCCTGA
- a CDS encoding response regulator transcription factor, translating into MSRRVLLVEDDSELGAQIVHRLQDHGFEAVWWREGRRVAQEDLRGFDLVIVDLMLPGVYGMDMLKDVRTCSEVPVLVLSARDATADKVRALKLGADDYMTKPFWPEELMERVRARLRRPALGRGDVLEAGALRIDRARREAQWKGERLELTRVEFEFLSALAERPGEAMTRRALAERALDPERDGGERTLDVHVSRLRKKLAQMGETSLIETVWGIGYRLAP; encoded by the coding sequence CTCGGTGCACAGATCGTTCACCGGCTTCAAGACCATGGTTTCGAAGCGGTGTGGTGGCGCGAAGGCCGCCGCGTCGCGCAGGAAGACCTTCGCGGCTTCGATCTGGTCATCGTCGATCTGATGCTGCCGGGCGTCTACGGCATGGACATGCTGAAGGACGTGCGCACATGTTCGGAGGTGCCGGTCCTCGTTCTCAGCGCGCGCGATGCCACGGCCGACAAAGTGCGCGCGCTGAAGCTCGGCGCCGACGACTACATGACCAAGCCGTTCTGGCCCGAGGAGCTCATGGAGCGCGTGCGCGCGCGCTTGCGCCGGCCGGCGCTCGGCCGCGGCGACGTGCTCGAGGCTGGGGCACTGCGCATCGACCGCGCACGGCGCGAGGCGCAGTGGAAGGGGGAACGCCTCGAGCTCACGCGCGTCGAGTTCGAGTTCCTCTCCGCGCTGGCCGAGCGCCCAGGGGAGGCGATGACCCGGCGCGCGCTGGCCGAGCGGGCGCTGGATCCGGAGCGCGATGGCGGCGAGCGCACGTTGGACGTGCACGTCTCGCGGTTGCGCAAGAAGCTCGCGCAGATGGGCGAGACCTCGCTCATCGAGACCGTGTGGGGCATCGGCTACCGGCTCGCACCATGA